The Anopheles coluzzii chromosome 2, AcolN3, whole genome shotgun sequence genome window below encodes:
- the LOC120949302 gene encoding modifier of mdg4-like isoform X23, translating into MADDEQFSLCWNNFNSNLSAGFHESLQRGDLVDVTLAAEGHLVKAHRLILSVCSPYFRKMFTQVPVNQHAFIFLKDVSHSALQDLIQFMYCGEVNVKQDALPAFISTAEALQIKGLTETGDSAPTHQSPAKEEPAAAAAVPVTTATISTATIPASPASQRAKVQRNRIQSYKLESEESGDDKVVHIQATTSHHVSAQSNLSSQKRTMPQRGLQSHASKRTKMSISASSDGLDTSDSTPAQVQTVQTVQIVKQIPAQVIEPEYIELPIESINPKAEPDYTDETAEIETVDAETEQEQKLSEHDQGDADDDGNYVEDDTYGDMAMGKYEESYLTEGEEGAKPGVSGFVDSYTSDGGNATEISTQEDDNYLFGLDIKRPVVVNGGKHLFLGSRKGGLQLVHDNYLYRSNLRRQGRNGDVLYWECIYNRGQKCRGRLKTIGNQIMITNGRVEHNHPNDHKRIVNATLCGSVIVKDICTL; encoded by the exons ATGGCGGACGATGAGCAGTTCTCTCTATGTTGGaacaatttcaattccaaCCTTTCTGCGGGATTTCACGAATCCCTTCAGCGTGGTGACTTGGTCGACGTGACGTTGGCCGCAGAAGGTCATCTAGTTAAGGCGCATCGTCTTATTCTATCAGTATGTTCCCCGTATTTCCGGAAAATGTTCACGCAGGTCCCCGTGAACCAGCATGCGTTCA TTTTCCTGAAAGACGTAAGCCATTCGGCGCTTCAAGATCTCATACAGTTCATGTACTGTGGCGAGGTGAACGTGAAGCAAGATGCCCTACCCGCCTTTATCAGTACCGCCGAAGCATTGCAAATTAAAGGGCTAACAGAAACG GGCGACAGTGCACCGACACATCAATCGCCTGCCAAAGaagaaccagcagcagcagcagcagtcccaGTGACTACGGCAACAAtttccaccgccaccatcCCTGCGTCCCCTGCGTCACAGCGAGCAAAGGTTCAGCGTAACCGCATTCAATCGTACAAATTAGAATCGGAAGAGAGCGGAGACGACAAAGTAGTACACATCCAAGCCACCACCTCTCACCATGTATCGGCACAGTCAAATCTCAGTTCGCAAAAACGTACCATGCCACAGCGCGGTCTCCAAAGCCACGCTAGCAAGCGAACGAAAATGTCCATCAGTGCCAGCAGCGACGGATTGGATACATCGGACTCGACGCCGGCACAGGTGCAAACCGTGCAGACGGTGCAAATAGTGAAGCAAATTCCCGCGCAAGTGATCGAACCGGAATACATTGAGCTCCCGATCGAATCGATAAATCCCAAGGCTGAACCGGACTACACTGATGAGACGGCCGAGATCGAAACGGTGGACGCTGAAACGGAACAGGAACAGAAGCTCTCGGAACACGACCAAGGTGATGCCGACGATGATGGAAACTACGTGGAAGACGACACTTACGGTGATATGGCCATGGGCAAGTACGAAGAATCCTACTTGACGGAGGGCGAGGAAGGAGCGAAACCTGGCGTATCTGGATTCGTGGACTCGTACACATCGGACGGCGGAAATGCGACGGAAATTTCGACACAAG AAGACGACAACTATCTGTTCGGGCTTGATATAAAGCGGCCAGTGGTGGTGAATGGCGGCAAACATTTGTTCCTCGGCAGCCGGAAAGGCGGCCTGCAGCTCGTGCACGACAATTATCTGTATCGGTCGAACCTGCGGCGCCAGGGTCGCAACGGAGATGTTCTGTACTGGGAATGTATCTACAACCGGGGTCAGAAGTGCCGCGGTCGGCTGAAAACAATTGGAAACCAAATTATGATCACGAATGGACGAG TGGAGCACAACCACCCCAATGACCATAAGCGCATTGTCAATGCGACGCTTTGCGGAAGCGTAATTGTGAAAGATATCTGCACTTTGTAA
- the LOC120949302 gene encoding modifier of mdg4-like isoform X24, with protein sequence MADDEQFSLCWNNFNSNLSAGFHESLQRGDLVDVTLAAEGHLVKAHRLILSVCSPYFRKMFTQVPVNQHAFIFLKDVSHSALQDLIQFMYCGEVNVKQDALPAFISTAEALQIKGLTETGDSAPTHQSPAKEEPAAAAAVPVTTATISTATIPASPASQRAKVQRNRIQSYKLESEESGDDKVVHIQATTSHHVSAQSNLSSQKRTMPQRGLQSHASKRTKMSISASSDGLDTSDSTPAQVQTVQTVQIVKQIPAQVIEPEYIELPIESINPKAEPDYTDETAEIETVDAETEQEQKLSEHDQGDADDDGNYVEDDTYGDMAMGKYEESYLTEGEEGAKPGVSGFVDSYTSDGGNATEISTQDDNYLFGLDIKRPVVVNGGKHLFLGSRKGGLQLVHDNYLYRSNLRRQGRNGDVLYWECIYNRGQKCRGRLKTIGNQIMITNGRVEHNHPNDHKRIVNATLCGSVIVKDICTL encoded by the exons ATGGCGGACGATGAGCAGTTCTCTCTATGTTGGaacaatttcaattccaaCCTTTCTGCGGGATTTCACGAATCCCTTCAGCGTGGTGACTTGGTCGACGTGACGTTGGCCGCAGAAGGTCATCTAGTTAAGGCGCATCGTCTTATTCTATCAGTATGTTCCCCGTATTTCCGGAAAATGTTCACGCAGGTCCCCGTGAACCAGCATGCGTTCA TTTTCCTGAAAGACGTAAGCCATTCGGCGCTTCAAGATCTCATACAGTTCATGTACTGTGGCGAGGTGAACGTGAAGCAAGATGCCCTACCCGCCTTTATCAGTACCGCCGAAGCATTGCAAATTAAAGGGCTAACAGAAACG GGCGACAGTGCACCGACACATCAATCGCCTGCCAAAGaagaaccagcagcagcagcagcagtcccaGTGACTACGGCAACAAtttccaccgccaccatcCCTGCGTCCCCTGCGTCACAGCGAGCAAAGGTTCAGCGTAACCGCATTCAATCGTACAAATTAGAATCGGAAGAGAGCGGAGACGACAAAGTAGTACACATCCAAGCCACCACCTCTCACCATGTATCGGCACAGTCAAATCTCAGTTCGCAAAAACGTACCATGCCACAGCGCGGTCTCCAAAGCCACGCTAGCAAGCGAACGAAAATGTCCATCAGTGCCAGCAGCGACGGATTGGATACATCGGACTCGACGCCGGCACAGGTGCAAACCGTGCAGACGGTGCAAATAGTGAAGCAAATTCCCGCGCAAGTGATCGAACCGGAATACATTGAGCTCCCGATCGAATCGATAAATCCCAAGGCTGAACCGGACTACACTGATGAGACGGCCGAGATCGAAACGGTGGACGCTGAAACGGAACAGGAACAGAAGCTCTCGGAACACGACCAAGGTGATGCCGACGATGATGGAAACTACGTGGAAGACGACACTTACGGTGATATGGCCATGGGCAAGTACGAAGAATCCTACTTGACGGAGGGCGAGGAAGGAGCGAAACCTGGCGTATCTGGATTCGTGGACTCGTACACATCGGACGGCGGAAATGCGACGGAAATTTCGACACAAG ACGACAACTATCTGTTCGGGCTTGATATAAAGCGGCCAGTGGTGGTGAATGGCGGCAAACATTTGTTCCTCGGCAGCCGGAAAGGCGGCCTGCAGCTCGTGCACGACAATTATCTGTATCGGTCGAACCTGCGGCGCCAGGGTCGCAACGGAGATGTTCTGTACTGGGAATGTATCTACAACCGGGGTCAGAAGTGCCGCGGTCGGCTGAAAACAATTGGAAACCAAATTATGATCACGAATGGACGAG TGGAGCACAACCACCCCAATGACCATAAGCGCATTGTCAATGCGACGCTTTGCGGAAGCGTAATTGTGAAAGATATCTGCACTTTGTAA
- the LOC120949302 gene encoding modifier of mdg4-like isoform X1: MADDEQFSLCWNNFNSNLSAGFHESLQRGDLVDVTLAAEGHLVKAHRLILSVCSPYFRKMFTQVPVNQHAFIFLKDVSHSALQDLIQFMYCGEVNVKQDALPAFISTAEALQIKGLTETGDSAPTHQSPAKEEPAAAAAVPVTTATISTATIPASPASQRAKVQRNRIQSYKLESEESGDDKVVHIQATTSHHVSAQSNLSSQKRTMPQRGLQSHASKRTKMSISASSDGLDTSDSTPAQVQTVQTVQIVKQIPAQVIEPEYIELPIESINPKAEPDYTDETAEIETVDAETEQEQKLSEHDQGDADDDGNYVEDDTYGDMAMGKYEESYLTEGEEGAKPGVSGFVDSYTSDGGNATEISTQATSPVLEGINTITTTTNITTNCPPSSNCPMAPSSMVDSTVELKFIKSPWSTPCLVLNNFLYNCHSTRGDIGYWRCHNYSRKVKEERCRARCVVKSGRLSALTGAQHNHPPHTEKIERIARRNYADEQQELEMMRIQQQQQQEQQHPIQASSDDILLLMATNPQNDNNGATSAGGQQQVQVQPIMRTIRQQTHSTTLEVASAPMISSVATAVLSPAITDLIKMEDYDLPTVEL; this comes from the exons ATGGCGGACGATGAGCAGTTCTCTCTATGTTGGaacaatttcaattccaaCCTTTCTGCGGGATTTCACGAATCCCTTCAGCGTGGTGACTTGGTCGACGTGACGTTGGCCGCAGAAGGTCATCTAGTTAAGGCGCATCGTCTTATTCTATCAGTATGTTCCCCGTATTTCCGGAAAATGTTCACGCAGGTCCCCGTGAACCAGCATGCGTTCA TTTTCCTGAAAGACGTAAGCCATTCGGCGCTTCAAGATCTCATACAGTTCATGTACTGTGGCGAGGTGAACGTGAAGCAAGATGCCCTACCCGCCTTTATCAGTACCGCCGAAGCATTGCAAATTAAAGGGCTAACAGAAACG GGCGACAGTGCACCGACACATCAATCGCCTGCCAAAGaagaaccagcagcagcagcagcagtcccaGTGACTACGGCAACAAtttccaccgccaccatcCCTGCGTCCCCTGCGTCACAGCGAGCAAAGGTTCAGCGTAACCGCATTCAATCGTACAAATTAGAATCGGAAGAGAGCGGAGACGACAAAGTAGTACACATCCAAGCCACCACCTCTCACCATGTATCGGCACAGTCAAATCTCAGTTCGCAAAAACGTACCATGCCACAGCGCGGTCTCCAAAGCCACGCTAGCAAGCGAACGAAAATGTCCATCAGTGCCAGCAGCGACGGATTGGATACATCGGACTCGACGCCGGCACAGGTGCAAACCGTGCAGACGGTGCAAATAGTGAAGCAAATTCCCGCGCAAGTGATCGAACCGGAATACATTGAGCTCCCGATCGAATCGATAAATCCCAAGGCTGAACCGGACTACACTGATGAGACGGCCGAGATCGAAACGGTGGACGCTGAAACGGAACAGGAACAGAAGCTCTCGGAACACGACCAAGGTGATGCCGACGATGATGGAAACTACGTGGAAGACGACACTTACGGTGATATGGCCATGGGCAAGTACGAAGAATCCTACTTGACGGAGGGCGAGGAAGGAGCGAAACCTGGCGTATCTGGATTCGTGGACTCGTACACATCGGACGGCGGAAATGCGACGGAAATTTCGACACAAG CTACATCACCTGTGTTGGAAGGTatcaacaccatcaccaccaccacaaacaTCACCACCAACTGTCCACCATCGTCGAATTGCCCGATGGCGCCAAGCTCGATGGTGGACTCAACGGTTGAGCTAAAGTTCATCAAAAGCCCCTGGTCCACACCGTGTCTGGTGCTGAACAACTTTCTTTACAACTGTCACAGCACACGTGGCGATATCGGCTACTGGCGGTGTCATAACTATTCGCGCAAGGTGAAAGAGGAACGGTGCCGCGCACGCTGCGTAGTCAAGAGCGGGCGGCTTAGTGCCCTTACCGGCGCGCAGCACAACCATCCACCGCACACGGAGAAAATTGAACGAATAGCGCGCCGCAACTATGCCGACGAGCAGCAAGAGCTGGAAATGATGCGcatacagcagcaacagcaacaggaaCAACAACATCCCATTCAAGCTAGTAGCGATGATATTTTGCTCCTGATGGCAACCAATCCTCAGAATGATAATAATGGTGCTACCTCTGCCGGTGGTCAGCAGCAGGTGCAGGTGCAACCAATTATGCGCACCATTAGACAACAAACGCACTCGACCACGCTCGAGGTAGCGAGTGCACCGATGATATCATCCGTAGCAACTGCCGTACTTTCGCCGGCGATCACCGATCTCATAAAGATGGAAGATTATGATCTGCCGACGGTGGAGTTGTAG
- the LOC120949302 gene encoding modifier of mdg4-like isoform X13 — protein MADDEQFSLCWNNFNSNLSAGFHESLQRGDLVDVTLAAEGHLVKAHRLILSVCSPYFRKMFTQVPVNQHAFIFLKDVSHSALQDLIQFMYCGEVNVKQDALPAFISTAEALQIKGLTETGDSAPTHQSPAKEEPAAAAAVPVTTATISTATIPASPASQRAKVQRNRIQSYKLESEESGDDKVVHIQATTSHHVSAQSNLSSQKRTMPQRGLQSHASKRTKMSISASSDGLDTSDSTPAQVQTVQTVQIVKQIPAQVIEPEYIELPIESINPKAEPDYTDETAEIETVDAETEQEQKLSEHDQGDADDDGNYVEDDTYGDMAMGKYEESYLTEGEEGAKPGVSGFVDSYTSDGGNATEISTQEATHTSPKAHLFIRSQRGLPLLVKNKFIYRCERTRNHRSYWLCTRYKTHKCTGRIICQNNTVLKETEHCHMDDSRRLHHSELKLVDMSQIDIECWVKSVPPRFSSSARKSTSSISSSRIKAEKPDQELGCLLTGKF, from the exons ATGGCGGACGATGAGCAGTTCTCTCTATGTTGGaacaatttcaattccaaCCTTTCTGCGGGATTTCACGAATCCCTTCAGCGTGGTGACTTGGTCGACGTGACGTTGGCCGCAGAAGGTCATCTAGTTAAGGCGCATCGTCTTATTCTATCAGTATGTTCCCCGTATTTCCGGAAAATGTTCACGCAGGTCCCCGTGAACCAGCATGCGTTCA TTTTCCTGAAAGACGTAAGCCATTCGGCGCTTCAAGATCTCATACAGTTCATGTACTGTGGCGAGGTGAACGTGAAGCAAGATGCCCTACCCGCCTTTATCAGTACCGCCGAAGCATTGCAAATTAAAGGGCTAACAGAAACG GGCGACAGTGCACCGACACATCAATCGCCTGCCAAAGaagaaccagcagcagcagcagcagtcccaGTGACTACGGCAACAAtttccaccgccaccatcCCTGCGTCCCCTGCGTCACAGCGAGCAAAGGTTCAGCGTAACCGCATTCAATCGTACAAATTAGAATCGGAAGAGAGCGGAGACGACAAAGTAGTACACATCCAAGCCACCACCTCTCACCATGTATCGGCACAGTCAAATCTCAGTTCGCAAAAACGTACCATGCCACAGCGCGGTCTCCAAAGCCACGCTAGCAAGCGAACGAAAATGTCCATCAGTGCCAGCAGCGACGGATTGGATACATCGGACTCGACGCCGGCACAGGTGCAAACCGTGCAGACGGTGCAAATAGTGAAGCAAATTCCCGCGCAAGTGATCGAACCGGAATACATTGAGCTCCCGATCGAATCGATAAATCCCAAGGCTGAACCGGACTACACTGATGAGACGGCCGAGATCGAAACGGTGGACGCTGAAACGGAACAGGAACAGAAGCTCTCGGAACACGACCAAGGTGATGCCGACGATGATGGAAACTACGTGGAAGACGACACTTACGGTGATATGGCCATGGGCAAGTACGAAGAATCCTACTTGACGGAGGGCGAGGAAGGAGCGAAACCTGGCGTATCTGGATTCGTGGACTCGTACACATCGGACGGCGGAAATGCGACGGAAATTTCGACACAAG AAGCCACACATACCAGCCCGAAAGCACACCTCTTCATACGCAGCCAGCGCGGCCTACCCTTGCTGGTGAAGAACAAGTTCATCTACCGGTGCGAACGGACGCGCAACCATCGTTCCTATTGGTTGTGCACCCGGTACAAGACGCACAAGTGTACGGGACGCATCATTTGCCAGAACAATACGGTGCTGAAGGAAACCGAACACTGCCACATGGACGACAGCCGACGGTTGCACCATTCCGAGCTGAAGCTGGTCGATATGTCCCAGATAGACATCGAATGCTGGGTAAAATCCGTCCCGCCACGGTTTTCCTCTAGCGCTCGCAAATCGACTTCCTCAATCTCATCGTCCCGGATCAAAGCGGAGAAGCCCGATCAGGAGTTGGGTTGTTTGCTAACGGGCAAGTTTTAA
- the LOC120949302 gene encoding modifier of mdg4-like isoform X14 produces the protein MADDEQFSLCWNNFNSNLSAGFHESLQRGDLVDVTLAAEGHLVKAHRLILSVCSPYFRKMFTQVPVNQHAFIFLKDVSHSALQDLIQFMYCGEVNVKQDALPAFISTAEALQIKGLTETGDSAPTHQSPAKEEPAAAAAVPVTTATISTATIPASPASQRAKVQRNRIQSYKLESEESGDDKVVHIQATTSHHVSAQSNLSSQKRTMPQRGLQSHASKRTKMSISASSDGLDTSDSTPAQVQTVQTVQIVKQIPAQVIEPEYIELPIESINPKAEPDYTDETAEIETVDAETEQEQKLSEHDQGDADDDGNYVEDDTYGDMAMGKYEESYLTEGEEGAKPGVSGFVDSYTSDGGNATEISTQATHTSPKAHLFIRSQRGLPLLVKNKFIYRCERTRNHRSYWLCTRYKTHKCTGRIICQNNTVLKETEHCHMDDSRRLHHSELKLVDMSQIDIECWVKSVPPRFSSSARKSTSSISSSRIKAEKPDQELGCLLTGKF, from the exons ATGGCGGACGATGAGCAGTTCTCTCTATGTTGGaacaatttcaattccaaCCTTTCTGCGGGATTTCACGAATCCCTTCAGCGTGGTGACTTGGTCGACGTGACGTTGGCCGCAGAAGGTCATCTAGTTAAGGCGCATCGTCTTATTCTATCAGTATGTTCCCCGTATTTCCGGAAAATGTTCACGCAGGTCCCCGTGAACCAGCATGCGTTCA TTTTCCTGAAAGACGTAAGCCATTCGGCGCTTCAAGATCTCATACAGTTCATGTACTGTGGCGAGGTGAACGTGAAGCAAGATGCCCTACCCGCCTTTATCAGTACCGCCGAAGCATTGCAAATTAAAGGGCTAACAGAAACG GGCGACAGTGCACCGACACATCAATCGCCTGCCAAAGaagaaccagcagcagcagcagcagtcccaGTGACTACGGCAACAAtttccaccgccaccatcCCTGCGTCCCCTGCGTCACAGCGAGCAAAGGTTCAGCGTAACCGCATTCAATCGTACAAATTAGAATCGGAAGAGAGCGGAGACGACAAAGTAGTACACATCCAAGCCACCACCTCTCACCATGTATCGGCACAGTCAAATCTCAGTTCGCAAAAACGTACCATGCCACAGCGCGGTCTCCAAAGCCACGCTAGCAAGCGAACGAAAATGTCCATCAGTGCCAGCAGCGACGGATTGGATACATCGGACTCGACGCCGGCACAGGTGCAAACCGTGCAGACGGTGCAAATAGTGAAGCAAATTCCCGCGCAAGTGATCGAACCGGAATACATTGAGCTCCCGATCGAATCGATAAATCCCAAGGCTGAACCGGACTACACTGATGAGACGGCCGAGATCGAAACGGTGGACGCTGAAACGGAACAGGAACAGAAGCTCTCGGAACACGACCAAGGTGATGCCGACGATGATGGAAACTACGTGGAAGACGACACTTACGGTGATATGGCCATGGGCAAGTACGAAGAATCCTACTTGACGGAGGGCGAGGAAGGAGCGAAACCTGGCGTATCTGGATTCGTGGACTCGTACACATCGGACGGCGGAAATGCGACGGAAATTTCGACACAAG CCACACATACCAGCCCGAAAGCACACCTCTTCATACGCAGCCAGCGCGGCCTACCCTTGCTGGTGAAGAACAAGTTCATCTACCGGTGCGAACGGACGCGCAACCATCGTTCCTATTGGTTGTGCACCCGGTACAAGACGCACAAGTGTACGGGACGCATCATTTGCCAGAACAATACGGTGCTGAAGGAAACCGAACACTGCCACATGGACGACAGCCGACGGTTGCACCATTCCGAGCTGAAGCTGGTCGATATGTCCCAGATAGACATCGAATGCTGGGTAAAATCCGTCCCGCCACGGTTTTCCTCTAGCGCTCGCAAATCGACTTCCTCAATCTCATCGTCCCGGATCAAAGCGGAGAAGCCCGATCAGGAGTTGGGTTGTTTGCTAACGGGCAAGTTTTAA
- the LOC120949302 gene encoding modifier of mdg4-like isoform X2 → MADDEQFSLCWNNFNSNLSAGFHESLQRGDLVDVTLAAEGHLVKAHRLILSVCSPYFRKMFTQVPVNQHAFIFLKDVSHSALQDLIQFMYCGEVNVKQDALPAFISTAEALQIKGLTETGDSAPTHQSPAKEEPAAAAAVPVTTATISTATIPASPASQRAKVQRNRIQSYKLESEESGDDKVVHIQATTSHHVSAQSNLSSQKRTMPQRGLQSHASKRTKMSISASSDGLDTSDSTPAQVQTVQTVQIVKQIPAQVIEPEYIELPIESINPKAEPDYTDETAEIETVDAETEQEQKLSEHDQGDADDDGNYVEDDTYGDMAMGKYEESYLTEGEEGAKPGVSGFVDSYTSDGGNATEISTQGHSSSSTVQHQHQGRLVHAKLNLVQRRHPLPSPVVKFKPAQKLVLPSTISVSRVLNTHDAKQQQHTTPPTRPIYTPVSDTVKFIRSQKKCAQLVYDGYIYNRKMIQQNGRTTWRCCDLLKYHCKATCVTKQNKLIGIRSEHNHNDHSSKIEDKALYDFPEDLEEYVNIRTRDPIDVKNHKVDVIDTGAEFKIVVRDRSSAMHQAAKD, encoded by the exons ATGGCGGACGATGAGCAGTTCTCTCTATGTTGGaacaatttcaattccaaCCTTTCTGCGGGATTTCACGAATCCCTTCAGCGTGGTGACTTGGTCGACGTGACGTTGGCCGCAGAAGGTCATCTAGTTAAGGCGCATCGTCTTATTCTATCAGTATGTTCCCCGTATTTCCGGAAAATGTTCACGCAGGTCCCCGTGAACCAGCATGCGTTCA TTTTCCTGAAAGACGTAAGCCATTCGGCGCTTCAAGATCTCATACAGTTCATGTACTGTGGCGAGGTGAACGTGAAGCAAGATGCCCTACCCGCCTTTATCAGTACCGCCGAAGCATTGCAAATTAAAGGGCTAACAGAAACG GGCGACAGTGCACCGACACATCAATCGCCTGCCAAAGaagaaccagcagcagcagcagcagtcccaGTGACTACGGCAACAAtttccaccgccaccatcCCTGCGTCCCCTGCGTCACAGCGAGCAAAGGTTCAGCGTAACCGCATTCAATCGTACAAATTAGAATCGGAAGAGAGCGGAGACGACAAAGTAGTACACATCCAAGCCACCACCTCTCACCATGTATCGGCACAGTCAAATCTCAGTTCGCAAAAACGTACCATGCCACAGCGCGGTCTCCAAAGCCACGCTAGCAAGCGAACGAAAATGTCCATCAGTGCCAGCAGCGACGGATTGGATACATCGGACTCGACGCCGGCACAGGTGCAAACCGTGCAGACGGTGCAAATAGTGAAGCAAATTCCCGCGCAAGTGATCGAACCGGAATACATTGAGCTCCCGATCGAATCGATAAATCCCAAGGCTGAACCGGACTACACTGATGAGACGGCCGAGATCGAAACGGTGGACGCTGAAACGGAACAGGAACAGAAGCTCTCGGAACACGACCAAGGTGATGCCGACGATGATGGAAACTACGTGGAAGACGACACTTACGGTGATATGGCCATGGGCAAGTACGAAGAATCCTACTTGACGGAGGGCGAGGAAGGAGCGAAACCTGGCGTATCTGGATTCGTGGACTCGTACACATCGGACGGCGGAAATGCGACGGAAATTTCGACACAAG GGCATTCGTCCTCCTCTACTGTGCAACATCAACACCAAGGTCGTCTTGTTCATGCTAAATTAAATCTGGTGCAGAGGCGGCACCCGTTGCCTTCGCCGGTCGTCAAATTCAAACCAGCTCAGAAATTGGTGCTGCCCTCAACAATATCAGTATCAAGAGTTCTCAACACTCATGacgccaaacaacaacagcacaccacaccacccacCCGACCAATCTACACGCCTGTATCAGACACTGTAAAGTTCATACGATCGCAGAAAAAGTGCGCCCAGCTGGTGTACGACGGATATATCTACAATCGAAAAATGATTCAACAGAACGGTCGTACCACGTGGCGGTGTTGTGATTTGCTGAAATACCACTGCAAGGCAACGTGCGTGACGAAACAGAACAAGCTGATTGGCATAAGAAGCGAACACAATCACAATGATCACTCGAGCAAAATAGAGGACAAAGCACTGTACGACTTCCCAGAGGATCTGGAAGAGTACGTGAACATCCGTACACGAGATCCGATCGACGTAAAAAATCACAAGGTGGACGTGATCGATACGGGTGCAGAGTTTAAGATAGTGGTTCGTGATCGTAGTAGTGCAATGCACCAAGCTGCCAAAGATTAG